The Synchiropus splendidus isolate RoL2022-P1 chromosome 8, RoL_Sspl_1.0, whole genome shotgun sequence nucleotide sequence ATCCATGAGTTGTTATGGATTGTGGGTCGGTTCCTCACATTcaggtgtttcatttttttcaccttcCTGTACCCAAAGCTACCGAATCTAGAATGTTACTCCGTTTCTTATAGTGTAAAAAAAGTGTCTTGATCAAATGCTGGTTCTGGACTGTAACCATGGGGTGGCGTAGTTTGCCCAATTGTGGACGCGCGTAGATATCAGTTTTATAACTGTATTGGAGTCGCTAAGATTAATGGGTCGTTAACTCcttagggaaaaaaaacagtcttgtCAAAAAACCTCATTTCCAGTTTATTGGGATCCGAGACCTTCAGGAAAAAGCAAGAATGTCATATTAACAGTCTGCAATGATGTGTCTTAAAACTACAGTCACCAAGTGCCGACAAGTTTTACAGAATGAAGCTCAACAGCAGGTCGTCTTTTACAAATGGAACGTAAACAAATGGttcagctgctggagctgcgtTTACACCACTGAAAATCCTGAAGCGGAATTCCAGATTCTTGATGTCTGGAAGCTTATGTACACTGAGTTGCCACTGTGAAAAGCCCTGGAAGACATTATCATCGGTATCGTCACCGTTTTGAAAACATGTAATTGTCTTCTTTTGTAAACCGAATGCCAGACTCTGTCGATACAGATATCTAGGACATTCCACCTTAATAATCATGTGTGAAGACGAGTCAGTTCCACCAGGAAATTCCAGTTTTAAGAGTCATGCAGGCATATTCTCACACCTTCTGCAACACACACGAGGcactgctttttgttttatggCTTTGCAAGGACCCATTCTAATTTTTACTTGGCGAAACTCACCATGATACAAAAAGATTCTAGTCATACTGCAGggttaaaaatagataaaacatTAGGGGGAGAAACCCGCTGGAATGATTCAAAAGCCATCTGGAAAAAAGATCTTGGCACAACAAGGAAGGCAggctgaaaaaaattaaataaatttgtATTTACAGAGTTATTTGACTGGTGTTTTAGTGTTGTattaaacaataaatgaatCCCAGTCCCCTAAAATGCTGCATAGACCACCAGTTCATTGAGTGCAATCAACACTGAGGAGTCAAGTTCATGCAGGTGAACGTCCAGCTTGTTCTTTAGGCTCCAGTTTGAGCTCTCATTAGCCTCATAGTCCTGCTTTCATGTTCTTCTTTATTCACTCTCCGGGGCGTCTCTTGTGCCGCCGGACATCTTAACGTCTTTCTTTACGGATGTGGTGCCGGCGGCAGCATGGCACTGAAGATGTCTATGAGGTTGTCCAGGCCCCACAGGTAGCCGTCTTCCCGGTTTCCTTCCACCCAGGGCGTCCGGTGGTCTAGTGTCTGCGGGGCTGGAAGAGGAACGGTCTTCCCGAAGTCGATCATCCAGACTTTGGCCTTCCCGGAGGAGTCGTGCACGAAGAGCAGCGAGCTGCCCACCACCTGCAGACCAGACCGGTGAGTACACCAAAAAGTACAGAGCTGAAGGAATCACTGAAGTTGAACCTATCAGACAGGTTTGTTTAGGAAACTTTGCTCAGACCTCATGTGACCTGAAGAAATCTGATCGATCCAGCACGGTCCTGAGTTCCTCCAGACGAGCCAGGTACAGTTTCTGAAGGAAACAGAGTTCCATTGAAGCAGCAGTGCTTGAAATCACAAGGACTATTTTATACACACCAGGATTTCAGTGTTCCTGTGAACAAAGTCCTCCAGCGCCTGCATCACCTGCTCCCTGTGCTTTGTTTTCTTGAAGTTGGTGTTGCAAGTACCGTCGGCTTTCTGAAGAAACAGGAAccgttttgtcttttaaaaacaaTAGATAGCTGGCTTCCCGGTTGATATGAATCAAGACCACTTTAAAAGCAAACATATTAAAGCCAATGTTTACATTAGTCAGCACTAAAATACCTGCTATAAACCATTTCAATTTGGAACAGTACCCTGATGCCTTCAATGCGGAAGCCCAAGGTCGCCGTGGAGCTCAGCGTCTCCCTCCACTGCATGTATCTGGGTTTGAGCACTCCCTGCTGGGCCCTCTCCTGCTCTGTCGGCGCTTTAGGGTCCACATTCAACATCTTCTCGAACATGTCCTTCCTCAGCCGTGGTTGCTCTCTGGCCTTGGTCAGCTCTTCCTCCAAATAGGTCCTAAAAGGATGCCATGACGTCATCAAGTGCTCTCAGAATAACTTCATTTACAGAAGTGGAAAAAAGTTTTCTGACACCCTTGCATTCTACTGTACTAAATATTCATTTGGTGATGTcatggtttctttttttgttcggttttgaacacattctctgtCATTTGTTGACTTAGATACCGACAATGTTGAGAACAGAAATACtgaactattgaaatatttttcatgtaaacaataaataatgcagccacaccttttgaaacacaaagatTATTCACTCTTCTTCCCTTTTTAGTCCATTAAAGGTAGCAGCCTGTACACTGCACTAGAGATGGGGGGCCCAATATAAGGAATATATAGACCAACATGAATCTCCATATGTTTTTGGACTATTGGAAGAAATCAGAGGAAATGCATGCATGCACACTGAGACACTGACACACCTCCATTCGGGATCTGCACCCTACCTGCTGCCCATCTTGCAGTCCATGATCGAAGGCGAGTCAAAGCCGGCCAGGAGGTCGTCCATGAGGTTGTAGTCCTGCTCGTCTCTCTGCACCACTCCATAATACCCAGGAACAAAGGGGCGCAGTGGGTCGTTCATCAGCTTCTGCAGGCAGAGTTGCTCGCACTCACAGAACCTCTTGAGCAGCCGGCCGTTCTCCCCAGCCTGGAAGTTACCTGAAGTCCAAGGCAGAATGAGCTAAAGGCCTGGTTACTGCGGTCCATGCTGCAGCTCACCTGCATGACCGGCCAGCTGGACCCACGGGTAGCGCTTCTTAATCGAGACCACCATCGGCAGGTGGCAGAGCGTTTTCAACTTAGTCCAAGAtttcatctggaaaaaaaaccatTCCAACTTCATCTTTCCAGTCAATGCTCTACTGATATAAACACACAGGGTTGCTTAACATGTCAAAGGACGTCCCTGTATTGAACCAATATAATGGGACGTGGTTTGTAGAGGTGGAGTACAAGTAGAAATATTTCATCATGAGTCATGGAATGTTTCATTTGCCCCGAAACAGTGCATATTTTTATGGTTGATAACAAGCTTAAATATAAAAGGAGTCGTCGGGAATAATTTCTCCCAcagtaaaattgaaaaaaatagaattctTGTCTGGCAATGTGAAACTCACTCGTTCAAATCTAAAAACTATTGTCATGAAATATCTTTCTGCACTGAGCTCTCTTTTTTCAGGCATGAATGATGACTGATCATGAGGCGCCAGGCAGCGAAGCAGCCGCGTGGGTCAACTGATCGAGGGCCCAGCTCTGCGAGGGGCCACCCCACACGGATTCCACCCTCCAGCCAGGGCTGGTGCAGACGTGACAAAGCCCATTCATAAATAATTGACTAAAGTCTGGCGTCATAAAAGAGACCCTcactaggtgtgtgtgtgtgtgtgtgtgtgtgtgtgtgtgtgtgtgtgtgtgtgtgtgtgtgtgtgtgtgtgtctgctgcttATCTGTGTTGAGAGCCACCACAGCAAGGACAGTGTGCGACAGGAGATTTGACGTAAGCAGCCAGAAGACACAGATTGACACACTCAACAATACGGTCGTCCTGTTACATAGCGCCATCACTCTTATGTAAAACGTGAAGGGGTTTAATTGTGTAATCTTTTACAGTCACGACGACCATAAacgtaatcttttttttttttttttttttttttttttacgacacCCAGCCCTGCCCAGCCCTGCTGTGTTTACATCTGGCTTCTCCTCCGATGCATTCTTTTCAAACTCGTCACATTAGCACAGTGGaagcttctgcctcatctttacTTGAAAAACAGGCTTCAGTCTGCTCCAACTGACGCGTCGTTTCCTCTGCCTGAAAGAGCTGCAGCAGGTTTGTGCGTCCCGGGTGGAAAACTGAAGAGTATTGAACGTTTGAAGCTGATCGAGGGTCACACTTGCCTCACGCTATTGACGGGTTTTCTGCAGCAGCGAATGTTCAATATTGAGTAGAGAGGACCCTGGCAGGGACAGAGACTACTCACAGACGAATTAAACAAAATTCTACTTGGTCAGCTGGTCACTGCGGAGGCTTAAACGCAGATTAGGCCGCGAGTAATGAGCGGCAAAACTGGCCGCCCGGGGCGTGAACCTTAAATCTCACCGGCAGATTGACCCTCACATGACCTGTCACACTGATTCCACACAAGTGTGTAACATTGCTCTTTTCACAAACCTTCTCCACCCACTGGTGAGCAACATCCTGCTGTAATCCATGACCAGAACTGTTGTGAAACAACTGGACTTTTTGGTCATTTCCGCCGCTCAACTTTAGCCTCAGACCCTCGTCTTTACTTCAACAATGCTTAAACATCAAGAGGTCTTCTGTATCTCTGTCTCGGTTTACACAGCGCTGACATAAGATAGCAGATTACCACATGTACGGTCGATAAAGAGGTGggttttggtaaaaaaaaaactgagtgcCACAGTAAAGCTGAGGCCAGGGCTTGGCCTCTGAAGCGCAGCTGCCAGAGATAACTATCAAGGTGCAGTGGAAAATTCAGAACAGCAGAGCCACAGTGTTCTAGAGAGACATGTGGTTTAGGAATATATCAATACTTATCCTGACAATTTCACACGAGAAATGAAGCTGTTTCACTAAATGGACCTCTCAGTTGAAACAGCTATGTCCGGTGAAAATTGATGTCATTTTTAATGCCATTGTTTActtaaaatgaaaaggaaattaataagaaggattaaaaaaaatatttatgaaccCCATTTATTAATATCAGAATCCATTACATAATTATTGATAAATACGGTCATACGGGACACACATTTTCCATATGAGTCATAAATATCACGGGAAAATTGTGTATAAATACGAATAACAAAAATTATGTCTATGTATCTCATCAGAAATATACTGTAGAAAAATCCTTGTCCTCCCAGTTATAAATGGTGGCTTTGAGATGTTCAAgaaaaacttttaaaaagttCCACCAACAAATTTGAGAAGATTTATCAGCTATGCTGCAACCAGACTGTAATCTCCCTTTTATTATTGTTGCCATGAGTCACAATGTCTTCTTTTATACAAGTTGTAACGCAGAGGAagtgaattttttttcttttaggttttttttgtgtgtgtgactgtttgattttttttattttattttattttttttataatttagccatttatttaattttttattgcAATGTAATTGATATAATTTCTTTGTTGTAGTACTGTTGGGGGGAGATAGAGAAAAGAAGATATTGATCATTGAGACGTAtatttttgccaaaaaaaagaaatatacttTATATTCTACATGGTCATGTCATAGTTTGGACCTCACGAGGACCGAGAGAATGCAGGCAAGAGAGCCACGTGTCGGAGCTATCTTTACACATTTTGAGAAGGTGCTCTCCACCTAATGACTTCAAGAGCATGTCACTAAAAGTGAAAACACGTTGAAGCCTGAACCGTTTCAGTCAAACCTGAACAAACACTGCTATCTCAGCTGTCTCTCCATCCCACGCATTTGAGTATTTTAAACACAGAGGCTACTTTTCACCTCCCGGGCCGACCATCTCCACAGGCACGAGGAGATGCacgcttttgttttcctctcatctTGAACTGCATTTCAAGTGACGGTAAGTCAACGCTGTGCAAGACTGTCACTCATCAGGAATGTGCCTTATCACAGATCTACTTCAACATTTCTGTTGCAACAATCAACAAAACCTGTCACCAAACGAAACAGACGCAGGTTTATCGTCCAAACACAGAGACTTGTTTCCTGCTGGGTAGCTCTCACTAACATCACCATGTCAAAAGAAGTCAGGAAGACCACCTCCACATCCACATGTAACTCCGTGGAGGATTAATGGTTGTACTTTCAAACAAACTCTTGGACTTGCATTCCTTTGCAACACTACATTAAACTGGAGGATTTAAAGTAGCAACATTAAAGCGGATAAATCCAGCAATTACATGTGATCTCTCACTGTCGCCTCCAACAGTGAAAATAATTGGTAAAGGAATGGaggaataaatacatatttatgaCAATAAAGATTCACTTTTCATGGATTTGTTCAGTCACTTCACATGCGtgtcaaaacaaagacactCTAAGTAGCTACTGATCACTGAAACTATTTATTCTAGCAAAAAAATTCCAAGAATGATTTTTACTATGACTCCTTTCATGGCCCGGACACACGAAGGAAATGGTGGGTCACAATTTAATCTCGACTGTAATGGTACATATTTTATCATCCCCACAGCTCAGCTCTCACTTTAAAACACGCCTGGTGACATTTTTTATTGAGGCATTCATTCCAGTATCACTTCAATAAACATCAACAGAAACTGTGTGAAACACAACTGTACATGTAGAAAGAGGCAAAGAGTTACGTGTGTTCCTGGAAAGACACGACACGGCGCATTATTGTCTTACCTGTCTGGCATAGCAACAGCAGAGAAAACCAACGCTGACACACGCGCACGCGGCCTTGAACACAACACTGGCCCTCAGTGCTGGCAGGGCAGTGTAACCCCTGGTCGCTCTGGGATCCATCTATTATCCCCCTACTTTActccagcttcacagctacGGTCTCTTAAACCGCCCAGTAAACTTGTGAGAGCTTGTGTTGCCGCGGCAATAATCCCCTCGACTTGCATGTTCACACAGACCCCCTCACTACAACTGAGTTTGTTCGTCATTCCAATGCAACCTTTTTCCTGTTGCATCAGCACTTCCTCTCTTTCTCATGTCCCCAGCTGTCAGACGCTTCCGAACAACTTCTCGCACTTTCTTCATCAAGACTCCTCCGCTCTGCGCCTCACGTCTTTCCCCTGCAGCCACAGATGTCTTCTCTTTCTCCGAGTCCTCTTTTGTTCCTCAGCTCATATTAGTTGTGCCACTAATCCTCACACGCTCTCGCTCCTGACAGATAGATGACAGGGAACACAGAGGCCCTCCAACTGATCTGCTTTTGTCTGTGTGAGAAATTCCTCAGACATGTGTAGCTGTCTTTGTGTATTGTCAGCGAGATATCGCAAAGCAACGTGAGGTGAGTGGTGAAGTGCGCAAAAGGACCCAACGCTCAAAAGACTGAGAGACATTTCTGTTTGAAATAGTTATATCAACCACATCCTTCCTCAAAACGGCAGTGTCCACAAACCTCCAATATTCTTGGTCAATTGATGCACGCAAACTGGTTTTGTTATCGGCAAAAGTGACTATAAGATAAAGGCGGAGACAGTAAATAGGATTTCACCATTAAGTTTTACGGTCATGACTCGGACGTCACCAAACAAGATTGCATCCGACAAGACAATTGGGTGAATCACAACTAGGGGCGTGTTCGAGACATGAAGTGCATCTTTCCACCAACATAAAACAGACAAAATCTTGCTgcttcacagacagacaggaaaagGTCAGTTAGCATC carries:
- the itpkcb gene encoding inositol-trisphosphate 3-kinase Cb; protein product: MKSQVLLCLGRRKRDQAEEDSGDGKPTAARLEHRAGKLPRDEAVSAEEQQRGITGASGSHGGGGGGSDVLSREPPLTALAVAAVVSTDESHLGKRAGEDKPAGCEESKPGRVDNAWDPPTMEDHSAGRHTQDLCESEKVTSLNSASLLDSTRTLPGPAPDTPESGDASAKMTKTDTAPCAPKPEDDWPEKAPPVGQTFPGVIPKLIITRDPSPSPTLSVRAEAGVGSSLESHLDDGSPNSDSGCGGSPALMRSPRKLSNSSSIGLSSASSFEESEDDFTGSDIESSSSPGRSLCSPDDGSGMKSWTKLKTLCHLPMVVSIKKRYPWVQLAGHAGNFQAGENGRLLKRFCECEQLCLQKLMNDPLRPFVPGYYGVVQRDEQDYNLMDDLLAGFDSPSIMDCKMGSRTYLEEELTKAREQPRLRKDMFEKMLNVDPKAPTEQERAQQGVLKPRYMQWRETLSSTATLGFRIEGIRKADGTCNTNFKKTKHREQVMQALEDFVHRNTEILKLYLARLEELRTVLDRSDFFRSHEVVGSSLLFVHDSSGKAKVWMIDFGKTVPLPAPQTLDHRTPWVEGNREDGYLWGLDNLIDIFSAMLPPAPHP